CGCAGCACTCGGCGACATCGGCATCCAGGGCATGACCGTCACCGAAGCACGCGGCTTTGGACGCCAAAGAGGACACCGAGAAGTCTATCGCGGTGCCGAATACATCGTCGATTTTCTGCCCAAAACCAAGCTGGAGATCGCCGTCAATGACGATGAAGTTGACCGCGCCATTGATGCGATAGAG
The sequence above is drawn from the Gemmatimonadota bacterium genome and encodes:
- a CDS encoding P-II family nitrogen regulator; its protein translation is MKLITAVIQPHKLDDVRAALGDIGIQGMTVTEARGFGRQRGHREVYRGAEYIVDFLPKTKLEIAVNDDEVDRAIDAIE